The window CGCCGAGCAAGAGCACGATGATGACGGTAACCGGCTTCAACCCCACCTTATCGCCGACGATGCGTGGTGTGATGACGTAGCCCTCGAGCATCTGAGTGACGCCAAACACGAGCCCCACCCCCAGAAGCGCGCCCCACCCGCTCCACTGGATGAGCACGACGAGCACCGCAAGAAGCGATCCCACCGCAAACCCGAAATAAGGGATCACGTTGAGAAAACCCGCCAGAAGACCAATGACAACGCCCGACTGCACATCGAGCCCGAAGACGCCGTACACAACTCCCAGCCCCAGCGCGTACATCCCGGCCAGGATCAGCGCCACCTGGATCTGCCCCCGGAACCACTGACCGACGGCCTGGTCCATCTTCTGAAGACGCTCGATAAAAATCTCGTAGCGATGCGGCGGTATAAAGCGCACCAGGGAGCGACGCCCGAGATCAAAATCCCTCAGAAAGTAGAAGGTGAAGAGCGGGATCATCACCGCGTTGACAAGGCTTGCAACCACCGCCCCGGTGCGCGTAACGGCGTTGGTGAGCGCCGAGCCCACATGCTGCCCGATGGTCGGCAGCGCCTCGCGGATCTGGCCCCCGTAGCGCTCCATCGCCGCGGCCGCCGTCGAGGGCATCTCCACACCGAAGGCGCGCTCAATCCTGGGCAACGCGTCGTTTTGAAGGGTCTCCAGGAGCGCCGGGAAGCTCTCGATGATCAACCGCGCCTGGTTGGCCAGGGTCGGGTAGAGAAAGATCGCAAAGATCGTCACAGAGAGCATCGCCGCCAGCAGCACCAGCAGGATCGCCGGGGTGCGCCCCAGCCCGCGTGACTCCAGGCGGTCGATCGTCGGGTCGAGCAGGTACGCAAAGAGCAGACTGACAAAGATCGGAAAGACCACTGCGGCGAACTTCCCCAGCGTCCAGAACACGCCCCCCAGAACAAGTCCAAAAACCAGCAACTTGGCCAGCAGATAGGGGTAGCGCCCGAAGCGCTCCCACTGCTCGCCAGCGTCGAGATGAGGGCCCGCTCCACCCTGTCGATTCGTCATAAATTCACTCAGCTCGCAACCATCATTCACCATGCAGGGCCGGCACAACGCAACGCCCGTTCAGAACCCCTGCTCGTAGGGCTCGATCCATAACTCGTGGACGCCCTCCATACGAGAGCCCGCTACTGCAGAGACCGAAAAATCATCAAAACTATGCCCCTCCAGCACGCGCACCGCATAGTCGATCACGTCAGGAGGCGTGGCCTCGCCGGGGTTGATCTCGAGCGCGATAATGCCCTCGCTTGCCCACCGCTCCACCACCGCATGTACTTCGTCGAGCGCCAGAAGTCGTTCGCGCACCCGCTCCAGATGTGCGGCTTTCCCGGTGTTCCGCAGAGCGAGCAGGGGCTCGGAGCTGGCGATGCCCACCGGCCCGGCCACACGCCGCAACCCGCGACCGGCGACATCGCCCAGGGCGCTACCTACCTCCCGTCGTGCGCTCTCCAGCAGGGCCGGCAGGTCATCGCCGTAATAGTGGCGCGTGACCGCAAAGCGTTGCAGCGAGACGCCTTCAACCGACCCGGCAGCGACAAGCTCAAGCTCCGCGCTCGCCACCAACCCCTCAACCCCCAGCGGCCAGACCGGGCCCATCGCCCGGTAGGTCACCTGGCCTACCAGAACCCGATCGCCACCGAGCAGCGCCCCCAGCTGGGCGGCGTTGGCCGTGGAGAGCGCCGGGCGTCGGTAGATCCTCGAGATGCTCTGCTCCGGGGTTGTCGCAAGGCTCACACCGCGGGCCTGCAGCGCAGCATTGAGAGCCTCATCGCTGGCGGTCCACCGCGGCGAGCCAGCCTCACTCCACCAGAAGGCAACCCGGGGTTGGTCGCCGAGGACGCCGGCATCCACCACCTCGGTCATCAGCGCAACCACCTGACCACGCCCCTGCGCCTGGGCCGAAACCGGAAGCACCAGGCTCAGCAACACCGCCGCGTAGATCCACCACACTCGTTTACTCATCATCCCTGCTCCTGCGCCCACTCTGCGGCGCCCTACTCCCACTCAATGGTCCCGGGCGGCTTGCTCGTAACGTCGTAAACCACGCGGTTGACGCCTGAGACCTGATTGATGATGCGGTCGCTCACACGCCCGAGAAACGCCATGGGCAAATGGCCGCGGTCCGCCGTCATGCCATCCTTGCTGGTCACCGCCCGAAGCGCAATGACCTCATCGTAGGTGCGCTGGTCGCCCATCACGCCAACAGTCTTGATCGGCAGGAGCACCGCAAACGCCTGCCAGACCTGATCGTAGAGCCCCTCAGCCCGCAGCGACTCAATAAAGATGTGATCAGCCTGGCGCACCTTTCGAAGCGCATCTTTGGTGATCTCCCCAAGCACGCGCACCGCCAGCCCGGGGCCCGGGAAGGGATGACGCCCTACCAGCTCCGCGGAGAGCCCCAGCGCCCGACCAAGCACGCGCACCTCGTCTTTGAAGAGCTCGCGCAGGGGCTCAATCAGCTCCAGCCCCATGTCCTCAGGAAGCCCACCGACGTTGTGGTGACTCTTGATTGTTGCCGAAGGCCCCAGCACGCTGACCGATTCGATGACATCCGGGTAGAGGGTCCCCTGGGCCAGAAAACGCGCGTTCTCAATCGTGGCCGCTTCGGCCTCGAAGACCCTGACAAAGAGCTCGCCAATACGCTTTCGTTTGAGTTCCGGATCCGTCACACCGGCCAACGCGCTTAAAAAACGTTCGCTGGCGTCAACCACACGAAGATCGATGCCAAAATGTCCCTCAAAGAGCGCCTGAACCCGCTTCCGCTCCTGGTATCGAAGCAGTCCGTTGTCGACAAACACACAGGTCAGTCGCTCCCCGAGCGCGCGGTGCAGGAGTGCGGCAACCACCGACGAGTCCACCCCGCCGCTCAAGCCACAGATGACGTGCCCTTCTTCGCCGACTTGCTCGCGAATGCGCTCAACGGCACTCTCCACAAAATCGGCCATATTCCAGGTATCCGGACAGCCGCAGACCTCGAAGACGAAGTTCTCGAGCATCGCCAGCCCCTCCAGCGTATGGGAGACCTCCGGGTGAAACTGCACCCCGAAGATCGGGCGTTGACGATGCGCCATCGCGGCCAGGTGACCGTTTTCGGTGCGTCCAATCGCCTCAAAGGCCTCCGGAAGTTCGCTGACAGCATCGCCGTGGCTCATCCACACCTCGGTGGCGTGCCCGAGTTCAAAGCCGGCCATCGGGCCGCGGGCGGCCTCCACGATCACCCGGGTGCGTCCGTACTCGCCACCGCCGCTGGCGCGATCGACACTGCCCCCAAAGGTGGAAGCGAGAAGTTGCATCCCGTAGCAGATGCCCAGCACAGGGATATCCCAGCTCAAGATCCCCCCCTGCAGGGCCGGAGCCCCCTCGATATGCACGCTGGAGGGGCCGCCCGAGAGCACCACGCCACGAGCCGGCGCCGAGCCCTCGTCGACAACCTCGGCGACGCGCGGATCGTTGCAAGGCCAGATCTCGCAATAGACGCCCAACTCACGCACGCGGCGCGCAATCAGGAGGGTGTACTGGCTGCCGTAGTCCAGGATCAGCAGACCGTCACGAAGTTGTGGATTCATACAGCTCTCCAGCAGTCCATGGAAATGGGTGTGGCATCGGAAGCATCGGGTGCGGAGCCCATCACATGCCCGCATCAACCCGAGGCCCTCGCCCAGAAGGCTCACCTCGCCACTACACAAATATATGCGCAGGGCCACGCCGGGTGCGCCGCCATGCAGCTCGCAGGTCACAGCCCTAGGGCGTCTGCAGTACCGCTTCAACCTGGCCGGACTCACCGCGCTTAAGGCTTACCCGCGCGTCGCCCGAAAACACATCTTCGGCGCCGTGTGCGTTGACCCGCACAATATAATCGCCCGCGAAGAGATCGCCGATGATGCCAGCCCCTCGGTTGCAATCAAAACCCTGTCGGGCCATCTCGTAGAATGCCGCGTCGTAGACGGCGACCTCCACCCGGTCCACATCATTGGCACCGCAGACCCGGCCGTTATCAAAACGCCAGAAGACCTCTAACTCTGCGGGGCGAGCGCTGAGGGCGAGGGAGGTCAGCATCTCAATACGCTCGGGACGGATGGTGAGCGTGCGTATGGTGCTCTCAAAGGTATTGGCACCGCCGGCATCAAATCCGCGCAGAATCAGCTCGTAGCTTCCGGGAGCAATCCCCTCCATCGCCGCTGCCCCGCGTGCGCAGGGGTACCCCTCGACGTAGCTGCGCCGCGCGTTGGTGAGCTCGATTTCGACGAGTTCCACCTCGCTGGCGGTACACCCCATCGGACTGATCTCCCAGCCAAGCTCAAGTGCTCCCTCACCAAAGGGCTCTACCGGCTCGCCACAGCTGAGCAGCGCGCTGCTCAGGGTGGCAAGCGCCATCCCTTGCACGACGATCGACTTTTGCATCTCAGACCTCCCTGGTCGGTGTGGCGTGTCATCCCTGCGTTCGCCATATCGCCACGAGGCTACGCCAGCCTGAAGCAGGGTCAACTTTTTGCCACGGGGCGGACTTCTCGCCAGCGCGCGTGCTGTGCTAGCTTCGCCCGGCCCTCCCCCCCTCTTTGCGATCTTCTGCATCGGCCCCACCATCATGATGAACCGCGATCTGAGCGAACTTCTCGAAGGTCTCCCCGACACCGCGCCAGGTCTGGTGAAGGCGGCGCGCGCCTATGACGAGGCCGGTGACTACCGAAACGCCGAAGCCCTTTTGCGCGGGGCGCTCGCGCGCTGCTCCACCCCCGAGCTCCGACTGGCCTCAGCCGAACACCTCCTGGCGCGGGGACGCTGGGCGGCCGCCTACCAGCAGGCGCGCCACGCCATGGCCAACCCCATGCTCTGGGAGGCTGCTGTGGCCGCCGCCCGCGCGAGCCATAAGCTTGGCGAACATGGTCGCGCACAATCCTTGCTCGATGACGCGCTCGATC of the Lujinxingia sediminis genome contains:
- the guaA gene encoding glutamine-hydrolyzing GMP synthase — protein: MNPQLRDGLLILDYGSQYTLLIARRVRELGVYCEIWPCNDPRVAEVVDEGSAPARGVVLSGGPSSVHIEGAPALQGGILSWDIPVLGICYGMQLLASTFGGSVDRASGGGEYGRTRVIVEAARGPMAGFELGHATEVWMSHGDAVSELPEAFEAIGRTENGHLAAMAHRQRPIFGVQFHPEVSHTLEGLAMLENFVFEVCGCPDTWNMADFVESAVERIREQVGEEGHVICGLSGGVDSSVVAALLHRALGERLTCVFVDNGLLRYQERKRVQALFEGHFGIDLRVVDASERFLSALAGVTDPELKRKRIGELFVRVFEAEAATIENARFLAQGTLYPDVIESVSVLGPSATIKSHHNVGGLPEDMGLELIEPLRELFKDEVRVLGRALGLSAELVGRHPFPGPGLAVRVLGEITKDALRKVRQADHIFIESLRAEGLYDQVWQAFAVLLPIKTVGVMGDQRTYDEVIALRAVTSKDGMTADRGHLPMAFLGRVSDRIINQVSGVNRVVYDVTSKPPGTIEWE
- a CDS encoding AI-2E family transporter, with product MTNRQGGAGPHLDAGEQWERFGRYPYLLAKLLVFGLVLGGVFWTLGKFAAVVFPIFVSLLFAYLLDPTIDRLESRGLGRTPAILLVLLAAMLSVTIFAIFLYPTLANQARLIIESFPALLETLQNDALPRIERAFGVEMPSTAAAAMERYGGQIREALPTIGQHVGSALTNAVTRTGAVVASLVNAVMIPLFTFYFLRDFDLGRRSLVRFIPPHRYEIFIERLQKMDQAVGQWFRGQIQVALILAGMYALGLGVVYGVFGLDVQSGVVIGLLAGFLNVIPYFGFAVGSLLAVLVVLIQWSGWGALLGVGLVFGVTQMLEGYVITPRIVGDKVGLKPVTVIIVLLLGGNIGGLLGILLAIPVTGALKVLLPDIIAWYETTSFYTGKAARPAQMQVRAHILTDDKGEDAGIERGENVPDSPDRRTMEGAKEPSESQVDTPREASEEGEQDTTSATPPVDEGGSDDESGDDDVPGEKGDDGKLPGHD